From a region of the Lactuca sativa cultivar Salinas chromosome 4, Lsat_Salinas_v11, whole genome shotgun sequence genome:
- the LOC111915250 gene encoding uncharacterized protein LOC111915250 produces the protein MSSSSSFEEFQVIFNVAIACAQMAEQTYDVLCNKAAESSQRRARRYIFRNREEANQRLALENVQRWESRIESVKTIITQAPEIVKALRKLVEEETDIKIISEATCLGEYELGRFDFITGMVIWYHILAKVNNLSKQLQSETMRIDETMSNVGALVEFFKDYRENGFGKALDCARAIASDLEIYPVFVEKNNKRKVVRKRHFDENDIRSSEPVHELSPQESFRIQYFVYIIDQAIGSLERMFEQYKQYEDISGFLFTTEKLKSMNTIELKSCCKNLEKRLQNGHISDINVDDLFNKMELLQKHLPAEHNTANGILNFLKMMNTYPISCLAYRILLTVPITVASSEKSFSKLYLLKFYLRSTMSQERLNVLALISIENEFLDYESLIVDFSSKNARSFTVLVDY, from the exons atgtcatcttcttcatcttttgAAGAATTTCAAGTTATTTTTAATGTCGCTATTGCGTGTGCTCAAATGGCAGAACAAACATACGATGTTTTATGCAATAAAGCAGCTGAAAGTTCTCAACGGAGAGCACGAAGATATATTTTCAGAAATCGTGAAGAAGCCAACCAACGTTTG GCGCTTGAGAATGTTCAAAG GTGGGAAAGTAGGATTGAAAGTGTGAAAACCATAATTACTCAAGCTCCTGAAATAGTAAAAGCTTTGCGTAAACTTGTTGAAGAAGAGACAGACATAAAGATCATAAGTGAAGCTACTTGTCTAGGAGAGTATGAACTTGGCAGATTTGACTTTATAACAGGTATGGTTATATGGTATCATATATTGGCTAAAGTAAATAACTTGAGCAAACAACTTCAGTCTGAGACTATGCGTATTGATGAGACAATGAGTAATGTGGGAGCACTTGTTGAGTTTTTTAAAGACTATCGAGAGAATGGATTTGGGAAGGCTTTGGATTGTGCGAGAGCTATAGCTTCTGATTTGGAAATTTATCCAGTGTTTgttgagaaaaataataaaagaaaagttgTTAGAAAAAGACATTTTGATGAGAATGACATTAGGTCATCAGAGCCGGTTCATGAACTTTCACCTCAAGAGTCATTTAGGATTCAATATTTTGTGTACATAATTGATCAAGCTATTGGTTCATTGGAGCGAATGTTTGAGCAATACAAACAATATGAAGACATTTCTGGTTTCTTATTCACAACAGAAAAGTTGAAGTCAATGAATACTATCGAGTTAAAGTCATGTTGCAAAAATCTGGAAAAGAGGCTGCAAAATGGTCATATCTCAGACATTAATGTTGATGATTTattcaacaaaatggagttgttaCAAAAACATTTACCGGCTGAACACAATACAGCTAACGGAATACTAAATTTCCTAAAAATGATGAACACTTATCCAATTTCTTGTCTAGCATACAGAATATTGTTGACTGTTCCTATTACAGTTGCATCATCggaaaaaagtttttcaaaactatatcttttaaaattttatttgcgTTCGACCATGTCTCAAGAGAGATTAAACGTTTTGGCATTGATTTCGATTGAGAATGAATTTCTTGATTATGAAAGTCTCATAGTAGATTTTTCTTCTAAAAATGCTAGAAG TTTTACAGTTTTAGTTGATTACTAA